In the Parashewanella tropica genome, TGCGCTCGTTGCGGGACTTAACCCAACATTTCACAACACGAGCTGACGACAGCCATGCAGCACCTGTCTCAGAGTTCCCGAAGGCACTAATCCATCTCTGGAAAATTCTCTGGATGTCAAGAGTAGGTAAGGTTCTTCGCGTTGCATCGAATTAAACCACATGCTCCACCGCTTGTGCGGGCCCCCGTCAATTCATTTGAGTTTTAACCTTGCGGCCGTACTCCCCAGGCGGTCTACTTAATGCGTTAGCTTGAGAACCCAGTCTTCAAGAGACCAAATTCCGAGTAGACATCGTTTACGGCGTGGACTACCAGGGTATCTAATCCTGTTTGCTCCCCACGCTTTCGTGCCTGAGCGTCAGTCTTTGTCCAGGGGGCCGCCTTCGCCACCGGTATTCCTTCAGATCTCTACGCATTTCACCGCTACACCTGAAATTCTACCCCCCTCTACAAGACTCTAGTTTGCCAGTTTCAAATGCGATTCCCAGGTTAAGCCCGGGGCTTTCACATCTGACTTAGCAAACCGCCTGCGCACGCTTTACGCCCAGTAATTCCGATTAACGCTCGCACCCTCCGTATTACCGCGGCTGCTGGCACGGAGTTAGCCGGTGCTTCTTCTGCGAGTAACGTCACAGCTAGCAGGTATTAACTACTAACCTTTCCTCCTCGCTGAAAGTGCTTTACAACCCTAGGGCCTTCTTCACACACGCGGCATGGCTGCATCAGGGTTCCCCCCATTGTGCAATATTCCCCACTGCTGCCTCCCGTAGGAGTCTGGGCCGTGTCTCAGTCCCAGTGTGGCTGATCATCCTCTCAGAACAGCTAGGGATCGTCGCCTAGGTGAGCCTTTACCTCACCTACTAGCTAATCCCACCTGGGCTTATCCAATTGCGAGAAGTCCGAAGAGCCTCCCCTTTTCCCCGTAGGGTTTATGCGGTATTAGCCATCGTTTCCAATGGTTATCCCCCACAACTGGGCAAATTCCCAGGCATTACTCACCCGTCCGCCGCTCGACGCCGAGGTGCAAGCACCTCTCGTTTCCGCTCGACTTGCATGTGTTAGGCCTGCCGCCAGCGTTCAATCTGAGCCATGATCAAACTCTTCAATTAAAAGTTTAATTTTAAGTCCGAAGACTTACTCAATGAATTCTGTCTTTGCATGTCTGAAATCAATTACTTGATTTCAATCAGTGCAGACGCTTCATTGATAGAATTTTTGTTAGCATCCGAAGATGATAACTGGATGTTTCTATCTCTGCGAGTGTCCACACAGATTTGCTTGATACTTATTTTTTAAAGAACGTTGCTCTTAGCGCTCAAGGCTGCTTTAAAGAGCAAAACCAAGTCGTTATCAACTTGATTGCTGACTCATCGTGTCAGTGGTTGCGCATTATAGGGAGCTTAGAATTTTGCGCAAGTGCTTTTTGAAAGAAAAATACAATTTTCTATTCAAGCGTTCACAAAACGCTCAAAAGCCACATTTTCAGCTAAATCTTGCTCAAATATTGTCTTTTAACCACTGCGGGAGTTCGGCAATGCTTTCAATTAGAGCAGAAGCTTCACTTGTATCTGCGATAGCTTTTCCGGTTTTGACTAAAAGTCTGGTATTAATCCCTGCATTTTTTGCTGCAAGCATGTCATCATGCTTGTCACCAATCATAACTGAGTTTTCTAAATCAATTTTTAAAAATCGCGCAGCAGAGATTAGCATTCCAGGTTTTGGCTTACGACAATCACAATCTGTTTTATATTCACCTAATCCCTTTTCTGGGTGGTGGGGGCAATAATAGATACCGTCTAGTTCTACACCTTTATCTACAAAGTTCCAGTCCATCCATTCTGTTAATGCATGAAAGTCATCTTCAGAATACATTCCGCGAGCGATACCAGATTGATTAGTGACTACAACTAATTTGTAGCCCATTTGCTTTAATTCTTTGCAAGCGTCAAACACACCTTCGATGTATTCAAAGTCATCAACTTTATGTACGTATCCATGATCAACGTTAATCACACCATCACGATCTAAAAAAACGGCTTTATTCAAGCTTTACTCCAATAGTACTTATACCAATTTGCGTTCAAATGTGATCTACTCAGAGTGATGCCTGTGGTTCAAGTACAAACAAAATTTGTGCAGTCATAGCCACTCTATGTCAAAGAAATTTTGACAGTAATTGGGCCACTGGCGCACTCCCGAAGGGCTGTGCTAAAGGCTTCCATAGCTTCGTTGCAAGTTTTTATATTATCCCGATAGTATTTCAAACTTGC is a window encoding:
- the gmhB gene encoding D-glycero-beta-D-manno-heptose 1,7-bisphosphate 7-phosphatase encodes the protein MNKAVFLDRDGVINVDHGYVHKVDDFEYIEGVFDACKELKQMGYKLVVVTNQSGIARGMYSEDDFHALTEWMDWNFVDKGVELDGIYYCPHHPEKGLGEYKTDCDCRKPKPGMLISAARFLKIDLENSVMIGDKHDDMLAAKNAGINTRLLVKTGKAIADTSEASALIESIAELPQWLKDNI